A window from Urocitellus parryii isolate mUroPar1 chromosome 1, mUroPar1.hap1, whole genome shotgun sequence encodes these proteins:
- the LOC144256529 gene encoding olfactory receptor 11L1-like codes for MQAPNVSAVTEYQLLGFRTLQEWQTLLFTIFLLIYILTLTGNIVVIIAVVSQDRRLHSPMYTFLQHLSFLEIWYMSTIVPLLLANLASWGRAISFSACMAQLYFFVFSGATECFLLAMMAYDWYLAICSPLHYPFLMSPDTCRHLVALCWLTGVGTGFLPSMMISQLDFCGPNQINHFFCDLPTLMQLSCSSAHVTEMAIFVLLVEVLCICFLVTLMPYVFIVSSILRIPSASGRRKTFSTCGSHLAVVTIYYGTMISMYVRPCAHLSPEINKIISVFYTVVTPLMNPVIYSLRNKDFKEGVRKAIRRQHGCCGVGVRGQVFIR; via the coding sequence ATGCAAGCCCCAAATGTGTCTGCAGTCACCGAGTATCAGTTGCTCGGATTCCGGACCCTTCAGGAGTGGCAGACCCTGCTCTTCACCATTTTCCTACTCATCTACATCCTGACCCTCACCGGGAACATCGTCGTCATCATCGCAGTGGTGAGCCAGGACAGGCGCCTGCACTCCCCCATGTACACGTTCCTCCAGCACCTCTCTTTTCTGGAGATCTGGTACATGTCCACCATCGTGCCCCTTCTCCTGGCCAACCTGGCCTCCTGGGGCCGGGCCATCTCCTTCTCTGCCTGTATGGCGCAGCTCTACTTCTTCGTGTTCTCTGGGGCTACTGAGTGTTTCCTCCTGGCCATGATGGCCTACGACTGGTACCTGGCCATCTGCAGTCCACTGCACTACCCCTTCCTCATGAGCCCTGACACCTGCAGGCACCTGGTGGCCCTCTGCTGGTTGACAGGGGTGGGCACAGGCTTTCTGCCATCCATGATGATTTCCCAGCTAGACTTCTGTGGGCCCAACCAGAtcaaccacttcttctgtgacctCCCGACGCTCATGCAACTCTCCTGCTCCAGTGCCCACGTCACCGAGATGGCCATCTTTGTCCTGTTGGTCGAAGTGCTATGCATCTGCTTTCTCGTGACCCTCATGCCCTATGTCTTCATTGTGTCCTCCATATTGAGGATCCCTTCAGCTTCTGGACGGAGGAagaccttctccacctgtgggtcccACCTGGCTGTTGTCACCATCTACTATGGGACCATGATCTCCATGTATGTGCGCCCTTGTGCCCACCTCTCACCCGAAATCAACAAGATCATCTCTGTCTTCTACACTGTGGTCACACCATTGATGAACCCAGTCATCTACAGTTTGAGGAACAAAGACTTCAAGGAGGGTGTTAGAAAAGCTATCAGAAGGCAGCACGGCTGCTGTGGAGTCGGAGTGAGAGGACAGGTCTTCATTAGGTAG